A region from the Thalassophryne amazonica chromosome 2, fThaAma1.1, whole genome shotgun sequence genome encodes:
- the dld gene encoding LOW QUALITY PROTEIN: delta-like protein D (The sequence of the model RefSeq protein was modified relative to this genomic sequence to represent the inferred CDS: inserted 1 base in 1 codon) has translation MARLCALMVVILSLLTCQILCSGVFELKLQEFLNKKGVTGNANCCPGSARPQAHQPCECKTFFRVCLKHYQASVSPEPPCTYGGAVTPVLGSNSFQVPETNAESFTNPIRFPLGFTWPGTFSLIVEALHTDSLDDLTTDNPERLISRITTQRHLTVGEEWSKDIQTAGRTELRYSYRFLCDEYYYGDGCSVFCRPRDDAFGHFSCGERGEIICNSGWKGQYCTEPICLPGCDEEHGFCDKPGECKCRVGFSGRYCDDCIRYPGCLHGTCQQPWQCNCQEGWGGLFCNQDLNYCTHHKPCQNGATCTNTGQGSYTCSCLPGYTGASCEVQVNECSGNPCLNGGSCTDQDNSYKCTCPPXFYGSNCELSANSCADGPCFNEGHCVDNPEGGYFCQCRMGYAGFNCEKKIDHCSSNPCLNGAECVDLVNSYLCQCPEGFLGPTCEASSSSSISGYCLYFPCQNGGTCQEGVNGYTCSCPPGYTGRNCSSPISRCHHNPCHNGATCHEHGSRYVCACVPGYGGHNCQFLLPEVARGQPAVEEMDRHYSSPEGGNNEDEEGDSGRFPWTAVCAGVFLVLVLLIGCSVLVVFIRVKLQDRHSHHGDSIQSDSHETMNNLTTTNNCLRSDKELGAMMPASIKNTNKKVDYHSELAGSLSGLSGISGLNGLSGSEKNGFKSRYPSVEYNLVHELRPEELSACKEEEHEESEVKCEILEDHETEETHRKRRNSDASEMTQEDDPASCSETKYQSTSEVEYHCSSDGRFQSTTDTKYQSVYVISDQKDECIIATEV, from the exons ATGGCACGCTTGTGTGCGCTCATGGTTGTGATTCTCTCGCTTCTCACCTGCCAG ATTTTGTGCTCGGGGGTGTTtgagctgaagctgcaggagttTCTCAACAAAAAAGGAGTAACGGGGAACGCAAACTGCTGCCCCGGCTCGGCGCGTCCGCAGGCTCACCAGCCGTGTGAATGCAAGACTTTTTTCCGAGTGTGTTTGAAGCATTATCAGGCCAGCGTGTCCCCGGAGCCTCCCTGCACTTACGGCGGAGCTGTGACACCCGTGCTGGGCTCCAACTCCTTCCAGGTGCCGGAGACCAACGCGGAGAGCTTCACCAACCCTATCCGGTTCCCCCTCGGCTTCACATGGCCG ggGACATTTTCACTGATCGTTGAAGCCCTGCACACTGACTCCTTGGATGACCTGACAACAG ACAACCCAGAGCGCCTGATAAGCAGGATCACCACTCAGCGTCACCTGACTGTGGGGGAAGAGTGGTCCAAAGACATCCAGACAGCAGGCAGGACTGAGCTGCGTTACTCCTACCGCTTCCTCTGTGATGAGTACTACTACGGTGATGGCTGCTCTGTCTTCTGCCGGCCCCGAGATGATGCCTTTGGGCACTTCTCCTGTGGTGAGCGTGGAGAAATTATATGCAACTCTGGCTGGAAGGGACAGTACTGCACTGAAC CAATCTGCCTTCCCGGCTGCGATGAAGAGCACGGTTTCTGTGATAAACCAGGAGAGTGCAA GTGTCGTGTGGGTTTCAGCGGGCGTTACTGCGATGACTGTATCCGTTACCCAGGATGTCTCCACGGCACCTGCCAGCAGCCTTGGCAGTGTAACTGCCAGGAGGGTTGGGGTGGACTCTTCTGCAACCAGG ACCTGAACTACTGCACGCACCATAAACCATGTCAGAATGGAGCTACCTGCACCAACACCGGTCAGGGCAGCTACACCTGCTCCTGTCTACCCGGATATACAGGGGCCAGCTGTGAGGTCCAAGTCAACGAATGTTCTGGAAACCCCTGCCTCAATGGTGGCAGCTGCACT GACCAAGACAACAGCTATAAGTGTACATGTCCGC GGTTTTACGGCAGCAACTGTGAGCTGAGTGCTAATAGCTGCGCAGATGGGCCTTGCTTTAATGAAGGACACTGCGTTGATAACCCTGAAGGTGGCTACTTCTGTCAGTGCCGAATGGGATACGCTGGCTTCAACTGTGAGAAGAAAATTGACCACTGCTCCTCTAATCCCTGTTTAAATG GTGCAGAATGCGTTGATCTGGTTAACTCCTATCTCTGCCAGTGTCCTGAGGGATTTTTAGGTCCTACCTGTGAGGCCAGCAGTAGCAGTAGTATCTCAGGATACTGTCTGTACTTCCCTTGTCAGAATGGTGGGACATGCCAGGAAGGAGTTAATGGCTACACTTGCTCCTGTCCACCAG GCTATACTGGGAGAAACTGCAGTTCCCCCATCTCCCGCTGTCATCACAACCCCTGCCACAATGGTGCTACCTGTCATGAGCATGGGAGTCGGTATGTGTGCGCTTGTGTGCCTGGTTATGGTGGTCACAACTGCCAGTTCCTGTTACCGGAGGTTGCGAGGGGTCAGCCAGCAGTGGAGGAGATGGACCGACACTATTCTTCCCCAGAAGGTGGAAATAATGAAGATGAGGAGGGGGACAGCGGCAGATTCCCCTGGACAGCCGTGTGCGCCGGTGTCTTCCTTGTTCttgttttgctgattggctgctcTGTGCTGGTGGTCTTCATTCGTGTCAAACTGCAGGATAGGCACAGTCACCATGGAGACAGTATCCAAAGTGACAGCCATGAAACTATGAACAACCTGACAACAACCAACAATTGCCTCCGCAGTGACAAGGAGCTGGGTGCTATGATGCCAGCATCGATTAAAAACACCAATAAGAAGGTGGACTACCATTCAGAGCTTGCTGGATCACTGAGTGGACTGAGTGGGATCAGCGGGCTCAATGGGCTCAGCGGGTCAGAGAAGAATGGCTTTAAATCGCGCTACCCCAGTGTGGAGTACAACTTGGTCCATGAGCTTAGGCCCGAGGAACTGTCAGCATGTAAAGAAGAGGAGCATGAGGAGTCAGAGGTCAAATGTGAGATACTAGAAGACCATGAAACAGAGGAAACACACAGGAAGAGACGAAACAG TGATGCATCAGAAATGACACAAGAAGATGATCCTGCAAGCTGCAGTGAAACAAAATATCAGTCAACCAGCGAAGTtgaataccactgttccagcgaTGGCAGATTCCAGAGTACCACTGACACCAAATACCAGTCTGTGTATGTCATATCTGACCAGAAAGATGAGTGTATAATCGCTACAGAG GTATGA